A genome region from Haloimpatiens massiliensis includes the following:
- a CDS encoding L-2-amino-thiazoline-4-carboxylic acid hydrolase, with protein MAFYCILQQNGKSKEDSLDVLENAMYEFIEPQKKRFQKVARLPEFIKLIKWSFPLKVAKTNGVGWDITYPKCQKDEFAFTTNKCIYAQIFSLYHVEELGPVFCHVDDILCGDLPGIAFEYTQTICRGGKVCDYVFRKKRRGSR; from the coding sequence ATAGCATTTTATTGTATACTTCAGCAAAACGGAAAATCAAAGGAAGATAGTTTAGATGTTCTTGAAAATGCGATGTATGAATTTATTGAACCTCAAAAGAAAAGGTTTCAGAAAGTTGCAAGGTTGCCTGAATTTATAAAGTTGATAAAATGGTCATTCCCACTGAAGGTAGCAAAAACTAATGGGGTAGGGTGGGATATCACATATCCAAAATGTCAGAAAGATGAATTTGCTTTCACTACGAACAAATGTATATATGCACAGATTTTTTCATTATATCATGTAGAAGAGTTAGGGCCTGTATTCTGTCATGTTGATGATATTTTATGTGGAGACCTTCCTGGGATTGCATTTGAATATACACAGACAATTTGCCGTGGAGGAAAGGTTTGTGATTATGTTTTTCGTAAGAAAAGGAGGGGAAGTAGGTGA
- a CDS encoding creatininase family protein, translating to MSIKKMEEMTWKEFERLDKDKTVVIVGLSPIEEHGPHLPLGTDFIAANDCLSEVVKYLEKRNSKFNYILHPPFPIGYNESIINFPGTMFYRTITIENLLIDFGASISRSGINKMVIINHHLDLGHIKAIENAREHLLDKFNIKLLEVASRMIYSDENHKDSIQKEEDNQREIHADIRETSFMLYKHPQLVKDCYKDLEPVYLDMKKFIMSGEKCFRENGIIEGYIGSPGNATFEYGEKQFQDMITQTGTLILKFLKGEAIPEISSVIKAAMNHIEWR from the coding sequence ATGTCTATTAAAAAGATGGAAGAAATGACTTGGAAAGAATTTGAGAGGTTAGATAAAGATAAGACAGTAGTAATAGTAGGGTTAAGTCCTATTGAGGAACACGGCCCACATCTGCCTTTAGGTACTGATTTTATTGCTGCAAATGACTGCTTATCAGAAGTAGTTAAGTATTTAGAGAAAAGGAATAGTAAATTTAATTATATTTTACATCCACCATTTCCAATAGGTTATAATGAAAGTATAATTAATTTTCCAGGTACTATGTTTTATAGAACCATAACAATTGAAAATTTACTAATTGATTTTGGAGCATCTATTTCTAGAAGTGGAATAAATAAAATGGTAATTATAAATCATCATTTAGATTTAGGACATATTAAAGCCATTGAGAATGCAAGAGAGCATCTTTTAGATAAGTTTAATATTAAACTTTTAGAAGTTGCAAGTAGAATGATTTATTCAGATGAAAATCATAAAGATAGTATCCAAAAGGAAGAGGACAATCAAAGGGAAATTCATGCTGATATAAGAGAAACATCCTTTATGTTATACAAACATCCTCAATTAGTTAAGGATTGTTATAAAGATTTGGAACCAGTTTATTTAGATATGAAAAAATTTATTATGTCTGGTGAAAAATGCTTTAGAGAGAATGGCATAATTGAGGGATATATTGGTTCGCCAGGAAATGCTACATTTGAGTATGGAGAAAAACAATTTCAGGATATGATTACTCAAACAGGTACTTTAATATTAAAATTTCTAAAAGGTGAGGCAATTCCTGAAATATCATCTGTAATAAAAGCAGCGATGAACCATATTGAGTGGAGGTAA
- a CDS encoding methyltransferase family protein, with translation MNIYTNIGVMILFAFYGSYFVKMLIQSKSGIKTDRMARGSKTIRTFTIELILKIITFLMAIIQFVSILFIDKLSLLIQNSLVRDIGIIISSLGIVVFITAMATMHDSWRAGIDNTQKTKIITVEIYKYSRNPAFVGFDLFYIGEALIFSNVFNIIFACVSILMLHLQILEEEKSLPVVFGNEYLSYREKTCRYFGTK, from the coding sequence GTGAACATATATACTAACATAGGGGTAATGATTTTGTTTGCTTTTTATGGAAGTTATTTTGTAAAGATGTTAATACAAAGCAAAAGTGGCATTAAGACTGATCGAATGGCTCGTGGTAGTAAGACTATAAGAACTTTTACTATTGAACTTATATTAAAAATAATAACATTTTTAATGGCAATCATTCAATTCGTAAGTATTTTATTTATTGATAAACTATCATTACTCATACAAAATAGTCTAGTTAGAGATATTGGAATTATTATTTCCTCATTAGGTATTGTAGTGTTTATTACAGCAATGGCCACAATGCATGATAGTTGGAGAGCAGGAATTGATAATACCCAAAAAACAAAAATTATTACCGTAGAGATATATAAATACAGCAGAAATCCTGCATTTGTTGGATTTGATCTGTTTTATATTGGAGAAGCACTTATATTTTCAAATGTATTTAATATAATATTTGCTTGTGTTTCAATACTAATGCTTCATCTTCAAATATTGGAGGAAGAAAAGTCTCTTCCAGTTGTTTTTGGAAATGAGTATTTATCTTACAGGGAAAAAACATGTAGATATTTTGGGACAAAGTAA
- a CDS encoding MerR family transcriptional regulator, translated as MYSIGQFSLILKVSTRTLRHYDEIGLLNPSFVSKENNYRYYEKEQINSAKYIIKLKESGLTLDEIKDIIFNKDSNNFKETIEKRLMSIEEEIQKLITMKDNLGILLKEDKTENKQHSWDQSSIKIVMKDELCVISKRVRINIRNVGETIGILYEEINKNGLRITGGHIIKYYDLEYDPDNADIEVSIPVERRKESKIKFNYIPAGRYAIASSSSISEKGDIHAMVIDWIQLNNYEVVGEPLEQYNITYDNGKFKIDVYYPIK; from the coding sequence ATGTATTCTATTGGTCAGTTTTCCCTTATATTAAAAGTTTCAACTAGGACACTTAGACACTATGATGAAATTGGACTTTTAAATCCGAGTTTCGTTAGTAAAGAAAATAACTATAGATATTATGAAAAAGAGCAAATTAATAGTGCTAAATATATTATAAAATTAAAAGAGTCTGGATTAACACTTGATGAAATAAAGGATATTATATTTAATAAAGATAGTAATAATTTTAAAGAAACAATTGAAAAAAGGTTAATGTCAATTGAAGAAGAAATTCAAAAGTTGATAACTATGAAAGATAATTTAGGCATACTTTTAAAAGAAGATAAAACTGAAAACAAACAGCATTCATGGGATCAAAGCAGTATTAAGATTGTTATGAAGGATGAATTATGTGTAATTAGTAAAAGGGTAAGAATTAACATTAGAAATGTAGGAGAAACAATTGGAATATTATACGAAGAAATAAATAAGAATGGATTAAGAATAACAGGAGGACATATTATAAAATATTATGATTTAGAATATGATCCTGATAATGCAGATATAGAAGTATCTATACCAGTTGAGAGGAGAAAAGAAAGCAAGATTAAATTTAATTATATACCTGCTGGTAGGTATGCTATAGCATCTTCTAGTTCAATAAGTGAAAAAGGTGATATACATGCTATGGTAATAGATTGGATACAGTTAAATAACTATGAGGTCGTTGGTGAACCATTAGAACAGTATAACATTACATATGATAATGGAAAGTTTAAAATAGATGTATATTATCCTATTAAATAA
- a CDS encoding DUF5677 domain-containing protein, with amino-acid sequence MGYIEKIQGSMWDKFIDDNISFLEEILDYGQYIIELVNEEQKNKKSDGKAVENFHDSVIILLLGECLQVLDGILSLFKGQSIDMSMNLIRSLLELTMYIVYILKDNSMTTKRAIAYDISNINNKIKNYEMLYSKTGEEKYKGAKDNLLIIFDKYNIYKEVNCEWEKKEKKLNSRINKKGAKIQIKWYSVHGGGKGFSSLCRYVKLEPVYSVYSYASNIIHGGNAMEGIYVNQNKEIFIKNPKIPFFAYEILECVYQLTSVLYVGIIKYFLPVEDMKNFTEWDKEIVKKKELLQKNWSGFRDECIKSGKLY; translated from the coding sequence ATGGGATACATAGAGAAAATACAAGGAAGTATGTGGGATAAATTTATTGATGATAACATTAGTTTTCTTGAGGAAATATTGGATTATGGACAATATATAATTGAGTTAGTAAATGAAGAACAAAAAAATAAAAAGTCAGATGGTAAGGCAGTAGAAAATTTTCATGATAGTGTAATAATTTTATTATTAGGTGAATGTTTACAAGTATTAGATGGGATTTTGTCTCTTTTTAAAGGACAAAGTATAGATATGTCTATGAACTTAATAAGAAGTTTATTAGAATTAACAATGTATATAGTCTATATATTGAAAGATAACTCAATGACAACAAAGAGAGCAATTGCATATGATATTAGCAATATTAATAATAAAATTAAAAACTATGAAATGCTTTATAGTAAAACGGGTGAAGAAAAATATAAAGGTGCAAAAGATAATCTTTTGATAATTTTTGATAAGTATAATATATATAAAGAAGTAAACTGTGAATGGGAAAAGAAAGAGAAAAAATTAAATAGTAGAATAAATAAAAAAGGTGCAAAAATACAAATTAAGTGGTATTCAGTACATGGTGGAGGCAAAGGTTTTAGTAGTTTGTGTAGGTATGTAAAACTTGAACCAGTGTATTCAGTATACAGTTATGCTTCAAATATAATACATGGAGGCAATGCAATGGAAGGAATTTATGTTAATCAAAATAAAGAAATATTTATAAAAAATCCCAAAATTCCTTTTTTTGCATATGAAATCTTGGAATGTGTCTATCAGTTAACAAGTGTTCTATATGTTGGAATTATAAAATATTTTTTGCCTGTAGAGGATATGAAAAACTTTACCGAGTGGGATAAAGAAATTGTAAAGAAAAAAGAGTTATTACAAAAGAATTGGAGTGGTTTTAGAGATGAATGTATTAAGAGTGGAAAGTTATATTAA
- a CDS encoding AAA family ATPase has protein sequence MASGENLIRLFKSFKENNQVEFTKVAYEIIEEEKKKNHNLLANKLHRILFDDNFTVNLSKSRNVSSRQLPVDKESGFQLVEMKFSKILLDDIILTQQNKEKINNIIIEFENKELLAGYKLFPKTKILFCGPPGCGKTITAEAIANELQIPLLYTRFDSVISSFLGETSTNLRKVFDFSKEGEWVLFFDEFDAIGKSRNDSSEHGELRRVVNSFLQLMDSYPRDTIVIAATNYETMIDKALWRRFDEIVYFDTPKKDEIEKVVKLNLKNYSHKNLRVDKHLDSLEGFSYADIERICLEAIKQSVLSRSLAIDDELFEKMVQNEVTRRMLIKGTTE, from the coding sequence ATGGCATCAGGAGAGAATTTAATTAGGTTATTTAAGTCATTTAAAGAAAATAACCAAGTTGAGTTTACTAAAGTTGCTTATGAAATTATTGAGGAAGAGAAAAAGAAAAATCATAATCTACTTGCTAATAAACTGCATAGAATTCTTTTTGATGATAATTTCACAGTAAATTTGAGTAAAAGTCGAAATGTAAGTAGCAGACAATTACCAGTAGATAAGGAGTCTGGATTTCAACTTGTAGAAATGAAGTTCTCCAAAATTTTATTAGATGATATCATTCTCACCCAACAAAATAAGGAAAAAATAAATAATATTATTATAGAATTTGAAAATAAAGAATTGTTAGCAGGATATAAGTTGTTTCCAAAAACAAAAATACTGTTTTGTGGGCCGCCTGGATGCGGAAAAACAATAACAGCAGAAGCAATTGCAAATGAACTTCAAATACCATTACTATATACTAGATTTGATAGTGTGATTTCTTCATTTCTTGGAGAAACATCAACAAATCTAAGAAAGGTTTTTGATTTTTCAAAGGAAGGTGAATGGGTACTATTCTTTGATGAATTTGATGCAATAGGTAAGAGTAGAAACGACTCTAGTGAACATGGTGAATTAAGAAGAGTTGTAAATAGTTTTTTACAACTAATGGATAGTTATCCAAGAGACACAATTGTTATAGCCGCTACAAACTATGAAACAATGATTGACAAAGCATTATGGAGAAGGTTTGATGAAATAGTTTATTTTGATACACCTAAAAAAGATGAAATAGAAAAGGTTGTAAAATTAAATTTGAAAAATTATTCTCATAAGAATTTAAGAGTGGATAAACATCTGGATAGTTTGGAAGGTTTTTCATATGCTGATATAGAAAGAATATGTTTAGAAGCAATAAAACAAAGTGTTTTAAGTAGATCGTTAGCAATAGATGATGAATTGTTTGAAAAGATGGTACAAAATGAGGTTACAAGGAGAATGTTGATAAAAGGAACAACAGAATAG
- a CDS encoding S8 family peptidase — MDHLNFDRVKIEDRERRKRKGFGVDIPSKNYTTHGSYIEKSIDNNINAISEKSKKLGFNPYLVLKIELEDGVSFQDGEEEKLELFGLKIIDKESNQIQVVFSEDIDLAIFKEELEKYKTGQIAVTKIKNEDLFCKIKSVSEWSREDRIALDLEKIKDGSYIDIYLWVFETIDISKQKMTEFSRYISNNAGRVCDSYVGQSVVVARVQLRGDILEKILEHPLVYKVEDITRISVINRDISNIKNISIDEIEYDNNYLNPDKSTSICVIDSGVFQQHPLFNGVIGDSKTFYLNDELEDNSDDISGHGTKVASICAYGDFKYNQKFIPQIYIHNAKIHNGQYEDVDNLWKNEVEKQIGNFTFENIDAFMEYQDGAIDFDTLLQSFEEGKRPYLKMVYSKYASMYEKLIPTQMRQIVEYFYDNYDCRIYNLSQGDGESAYNGGKPKAWACVLDELQNEYDINFVVSSGNYCYEEKNNFESILDEYPRYFYNSNACKIIEPANSVSSITVGAIATAEDVYNSLERLNKVPISKQGQISSITRVGPGVGNSIKPDFIAYGGDRGIEIDFSGRKRPINNIGLSKLLFNNDNSGLYAWDVGTSFAAPYVSYIIGKILNKYPKSSNNLVRAILASSSRFPAQIISAVEQVIGSGHCYNDEFKYRGNNNYAKVLHYTAGYGFPSLENCTDSLENRVVLMADINKEEDLLKIDTMHVFSIPLPEEFRKANGKKRVVVSLAFNPKVKNTRLDYMGVSMNYKLIKGLSREAVIEIYESQKGKSETINIQPRYECNLEPGTTIRSKGTLQKSVFEFTKDSNFNGQDLFLVVNAKKEWDETPQKYAVVVALESEDESLEMYNTVKNRLEQRVQARSRV; from the coding sequence GTGGATCACTTAAACTTTGATAGAGTAAAGATTGAGGATAGAGAACGAAGGAAGAGAAAGGGATTTGGGGTGGATATACCCTCAAAAAATTATACAACACATGGAAGTTATATCGAGAAATCTATAGATAATAATATTAATGCTATAAGTGAAAAAAGTAAGAAACTTGGATTTAATCCTTACTTGGTTTTAAAGATTGAATTAGAAGATGGTGTTTCTTTTCAAGATGGTGAAGAAGAAAAGTTAGAGTTATTTGGTTTGAAGATAATAGACAAAGAAAGTAACCAAATACAAGTTGTTTTTTCAGAAGATATAGATTTAGCAATATTTAAAGAAGAATTAGAGAAATATAAAACTGGACAAATAGCGGTAACTAAGATTAAAAATGAGGATTTGTTTTGTAAAATCAAAAGCGTTAGTGAATGGTCTAGGGAAGATAGGATAGCATTAGATTTAGAGAAAATAAAAGACGGATCTTACATAGATATTTACCTATGGGTATTTGAAACTATAGATATATCTAAACAAAAAATGACTGAGTTTTCACGATATATATCAAATAATGCAGGTAGAGTGTGTGATAGTTATGTGGGACAATCTGTAGTTGTTGCTAGAGTACAATTAAGGGGAGATATATTAGAAAAAATACTTGAGCATCCTTTAGTTTATAAGGTTGAAGATATAACTAGAATAAGTGTAATAAATCGTGATATTAGTAATATTAAAAATATTAGCATTGATGAAATTGAATATGATAATAATTACTTAAATCCAGATAAATCAACATCAATTTGTGTAATTGATAGTGGAGTTTTTCAACAACATCCATTATTTAATGGGGTAATTGGAGACTCAAAGACTTTTTATTTGAATGATGAATTAGAAGATAATTCAGATGATATATCAGGACATGGAACAAAGGTTGCTTCAATATGTGCATATGGTGACTTTAAATACAATCAAAAGTTTATACCACAGATTTATATACACAATGCAAAAATACATAATGGTCAATACGAAGATGTAGATAATTTATGGAAAAATGAAGTGGAAAAACAAATTGGTAATTTTACTTTTGAAAATATAGATGCATTTATGGAATATCAAGATGGAGCAATTGATTTTGATACGTTACTCCAATCTTTTGAAGAAGGTAAACGACCATATCTAAAAATGGTTTATTCTAAGTATGCTAGTATGTATGAAAAATTAATACCAACTCAGATGCGTCAGATAGTAGAGTATTTCTATGATAATTATGATTGTAGAATTTACAACTTATCTCAAGGTGATGGCGAGAGTGCATACAATGGAGGCAAACCTAAAGCGTGGGCATGTGTATTAGATGAATTACAAAATGAATATGATATAAATTTTGTTGTATCATCAGGTAATTATTGTTATGAAGAAAAAAATAATTTTGAAAGTATATTAGATGAATATCCAAGATACTTTTATAATTCTAATGCATGTAAGATAATTGAACCAGCAAATTCAGTATCATCTATTACAGTAGGAGCAATTGCAACTGCTGAAGATGTTTACAATTCGTTAGAAAGATTAAATAAGGTGCCAATAAGTAAACAAGGGCAGATTTCAAGTATAACTAGAGTAGGCCCAGGAGTAGGAAACTCGATTAAACCTGATTTCATAGCATACGGAGGAGATCGAGGAATAGAGATTGATTTTTCAGGAAGAAAGAGACCTATAAATAATATTGGATTATCTAAATTATTATTTAATAACGATAATAGTGGATTATATGCTTGGGACGTTGGAACAAGTTTTGCGGCACCATATGTTTCATATATAATAGGTAAAATATTAAATAAATATCCTAAATCATCAAATAATTTAGTGAGGGCAATATTAGCAAGTTCATCAAGGTTTCCTGCACAAATAATAAGTGCAGTGGAACAAGTTATTGGAAGTGGCCATTGTTATAATGATGAATTTAAATATAGAGGGAATAATAATTATGCGAAAGTGTTACATTATACAGCAGGTTATGGATTTCCAAGTTTAGAGAATTGTACAGACTCATTAGAGAACAGGGTTGTTTTAATGGCAGATATAAATAAGGAAGAAGATCTATTAAAAATAGATACTATGCATGTATTTTCTATACCTCTTCCAGAAGAATTTAGAAAGGCAAATGGAAAGAAGCGAGTTGTTGTATCACTGGCATTTAATCCTAAAGTTAAGAATACTAGGCTAGATTACATGGGAGTTTCAATGAATTACAAGTTAATTAAAGGATTATCAAGAGAAGCGGTAATAGAGATTTACGAGTCTCAAAAAGGTAAGTCAGAAACTATTAATATACAGCCGAGGTATGAATGTAATTTAGAACCTGGAACAACGATAAGAAGTAAAGGTACGCTACAAAAATCAGTATTCGAATTTACAAAAGATAGTAATTTCAATGGACAAGACCTATTTTTAGTTGTTAATGCTAAGAAAGAGTGGGATGAAACACCACAAAAGTATGCCGTAGTAGTTGCTTTAGAGAGTGAAGATGAAAGTTTAGAAATGTATAACACTGTTAAAAATAGATTAGAACAAAGAGTACAAGCAAGAAGTAGAGTTTAA